A genomic window from Henningerozyma blattae CBS 6284 chromosome 3, complete genome includes:
- the TBLA0C01100 gene encoding sugar porter family MFS transporter, with product MFPYSHVLAGSVRSVYTRFPQSHSLLFATCVACLTGFLFGFSIASLTPLLPTNAYRHYFHHPDSTASGGIQAANSAGAVFGSLLSPSVSDALGRKCSLHVSCILWCIGCGIQSGSTGVAMLVVGRVIAGVGIGFGVAAAPMYCVELAPPRVRGTVVGIFQLAVTAGILVLFFIGYGCSFLHSTAVFRVTWALQIVPGIAAFFLIFFIPESPRWLASHRRWDDATQIICRIGETRLLRKRDNRKEQISMQLDELKDYILTDRYAAVFSYRDLFKRKTIMKTIVGFCSQMWQALCGINMIMFYVTYIFQMAGYKGSSLIVASSIECILNFVLTILVLFVLDRIGRRPLLIVGGIFMCIFMFIIMALLVSFSVPAPEGGWEGNPTITIYIPDQHSSAAKTVIAMSYLFVCTFATTWGVGIWIYYNEIFNNTERAKGTAFSVCGNWLCNFAIALFIPSSFKSITWKTYIIFGVFCFVLIIHTFLMFPETNKKTLEEIDLMWDSHIPAWKSTHWKPEVKQIQDPCECTTKQDSPTPPIIEKPQSLHIEKPFETIPHVIYNEPPLAYTNTQDTPINDTLHDTFNDMHIAIPHGSFNNSHLAISHDTFPDMTAHVSPQVSSNDSLLAPITSANRGNITNDAFILSNIKIQQLSTPY from the coding sequence ATGTTCCCGTATTCTCACGTGCTCGCAGGTAGCGTGCGTTCCGTGTATACAAGATTCCCACAGTCTCACAGTCTTTTATTTGCCACTTGTGTGGCATGTCTCACtggttttttatttggGTTTTCTATAGCTTCGTTGACACCGTTATTACCTACAAACGCTTATCGTCATTATTTCCATCATCCAGATTCTACAGCCTCGGGCGGGATCCAAGCTGCCAACTCTGCAGGCGCTGTCTTCggatcattattatcaccAAGTGTTTCCGATGCTCTGGGTAGGAAATGTTCACTTCATGTAAGTTGCATATTATGGTGTATTGGTTGTGGCATTCAATCCGGTAGCACAGGCGTCGCCATGCTTGTTGTGGGCCGTGTAATAGCCGGTGTTGGCATTGGGTTTGGTGTTGCAGCAGCTCCAATGTATTGTGTTGAGTTGGCTCCTCCAAGAGTTCGTGGTACTGTTGTCGGGATCTTCCAACTAGCAGTCACTGCAGGCATTCTGGTACTGTTTTTCATTGGTTATGGATGTTCGTTTCTCCATTCAACAGCAGTATTCCGTGTCACTTGGGCCTTACAGATCGTCCCCGGAATCGCCGCCTtctttttgattttcttcATCCCGGAATCTCCAAGATGGCTGGCAAGTCATAGACGATGGGATGACGCGACGCAAATCATTTGTCGGATTGGCGAAACCAGATTGCTACGCAAACGGGATAACAGGAAAGAACAGATCTCCATGCAACTAGACGAGTTGAAAGATTATATCTTGACCGATCGCTACGCTGCAGTGTTCTCGTACCGTGATCTATTCAAACGCAAGACCATTATGAAAACAATCGTCGGATTTTGTTCGCAAATGTGGCAAGCCCTGTGTGGAATCAACATGATCATGTTCTACGTGACATATATTTTCCAGATGGCCGGCTACAAAGGATCCTCTCTTATCGTTGCCAGTTCCATCGAAtgtattttgaatttcgTCTTGACCATTCTCGTCCTCTTTGTATTGGATCGGATTGGAAGACGTCCCTTGCTTATCGTCGGCGGTATTTTCATGTGCATTTTCATGTTCATCATAATGGCATTGCTGGTGTCGTTTTCTGTCCCGGCCCCCGAGGGCGGTTGGGAAGGTAATCCAACAATCACAATCTACATCCCAGACCAACACAGCTCGGCGGCTAAAACCGTCATCGCCATGTCGTACCTCTTTGTCTGCACTTTCGCCACCACATGGGGTGTCGGAATCTGGATCTACTACAACGAGATCTTCAACAACACTGAGCGCGCTAAGGGCACCGCGTTTTCCGTCTGTGGCAACTGGCTTTGCAATTTCGCCATCGCCCTCTTCATCCCTTCAAGTTTCAAATCCATCACTTGGAAAACGTATATCATCTTTGGAGTCTTTTGTTTTGTTCTGATAATCCATACTTTTCTCATGTTCCCTGAAACCAACAAAAAGACTCTTGAAGAAATAGATTTGATGTGGGACTCTCACATCCCGGCATGGAAGTCCACTCATTGGAAGCCAGAGGTCAAACAAATACAAGATCCCTGCGAATGCACCACTAAACAGGATTCCCCTACCCCGCCCATTATAGAAAAGCCTCAATCATTACATATTGAGAAACCTTTCGAAACTATACCTCATGTTATTTATAACGAACCACCTTTGGCTTATACTAACACCCAAGATACACCAATTAATGATACACTTCATGACACGTTTAACGACATGCATATTGCTATTCCTCATGGCTCATTTAACAACTCGCATCTTGCCATATCTCATGACACGTTCCCCGACATGACCGCTCACGTCTCCCCTCAAGTGTCTTCTAATGATTCACTTCTTGCCCCTATAACCTCCGCCAACAGAGGCAACATTACTAATGACGCATTTATCCTaagtaatattaaaattcaaCAGCTCTCCACTCCTTACTAA